CCTACACTGAGTTGAATAATATCTGTGAGTTCGCTACAGAAGTTTTCTAAATTTACAGGTGCAGGTTTGTATTCAAGTTTGGCTGCTTCAGTTTTACTCAAGAACAATACTTCATCTAAAAGTTGAAGCATTTGGTTGATAGCATTTTGAATCCGATCAAAATATTTAGTTCTTCGTTCGTCAGTCAGTTTGTCACTGTTATATTCGAGGATATCTACAGATGTCCGAATCGTAGTCATAGGGGTGCGGAACTCGTGGGAGACCATTGCTACAAAGTTGGACTTTAGCTCGTTGAGTTCCTGTTCTTTTGCCAGTGCTTGACGGGTACGTTCTTCACTTTCCCGGATTTGGTTAAGAATTTCACCCCGTTCAACGGCATAGCGAATGGCGCGGACTAATCGTTGCATCGTCATTTGATCTTTAACAAGATAGTCTTGAGCGCCTTCTGCCAAAGCTTGCAATGCTAAATCTTCATCATCAAGTCCTGTTAGTACCACAACTGGAATATCGGGTATTGCTGCCCGAAATTCTTTGAGTGTCTCTAGTCCAATAGAGTCTGGGAGGCTAAGGTCTAACAGCACTAGGTCGAATCTGCGTTGTCTTCCGCTCTCAGTCTCATCATCAAGCGTCAGAGTGGAGTTTTCTCGGCTAGCATCTATCGCCTCAGATAGGCGTTCAACGTGAGATAAATGCCATTCTTCTTGATCTGCATACAAAAAAATCTGGTGTAGCAGACGTGCATCACTAGGACTATCTTCTACCAGCAGAATATGAATCCTGATTTTTTCCATAGTACAGAGTTATATCAATTAACCGGATAATCTCCTGATCTCAGATTTGTTAAAAAGCGCCACATCTTCTGCCGTTGTGAGCAAAAATTAAAATTCAACAAGCTAATTACTCTCGTGGTAGTGCCACTGCTGCTAGCCAAAAATCTTTGATCAACTGTACAACCTCAATGAACTGGTAGACATCAAGCGGTTTTGTGACGTAGCAATTAGCACTGAGATTATAGGTGCGTAGTATGTCATGCTCATCAGTTGAAGTAGTCATAACGACAACAGGAATGAGTTTGAGATTAGGATCGGTTTTAATTTCTTTTAGCACGTCGCGACCATCCAGCCCTGGGAGGTTTAGGTCAAGTAAGATTAAGTCCGGACGGGGGGCATCAGCAAACTCTCCTTCTTGTCGTAGGTATTCTATAGCAGTTTCACCATCTTCAACCCAATGCAAGTTATTGGCAATTTTGGCATTCAGAAAGCCTTTGATGGTGAGGTTAGCATCGCTTGGAGAGTCTTCAACTAGCAAAATCTCAATGTGGCGGAATGCCTGAACGTGTATCATAATGTTATTAATCTGATATTAAACACTTACAAAATTATAAAGTAAGTTAATTCTCATTAAGGATAAAGTAGAACGTTGTTCCTACGCCTGGCTTAGACTCAGCCCAAATCCGACCACCATGCCGTTCGACGATTTTTTTGCAGATAGCTAGACCAATACCTGTACCAGTAAATTCTCGACGTGTATGAAGGCGGCGGAATACCTCAAAAATCCGCTCTAGATACTGTGACTTAATACCAATGCCATTATCTTGTACCCAGATCAGCCATTCATTTTGAGTGAGGGATGAGGGAGTAACATCTCCCCCTGCTCCTCGGTCACTGAGCGTAGCCGTTGGCGCAGCCTCTCGTAGAGAAGTGCTGCTCCCTGCTTCCTCTCCTCCCCCCTTGACTGCGCCAATGTGAATCTGTGGTGTTTCCTTTTGACGAAACTTGATCGCATTGCCAATGAGATTTTGGAATAATTGCACCATTTGGGTTTTGTCTGCGTTTAACTTTGGCAAAGGGTCATAAGTGATGATGGCGTTGCTTTCTGCGATCGCCACTTGTAAATTCCTCAAAGCCAGACTAAGTACAACGTTACAATCAACAGGAGCAAATTCTTGAGTGCGAGTCCCCACACGCGAATAAGTTAGCAAGTCTTGGATCAACTGCTGCATCCGCTTTGCCCCATCTATGATGTAACCTAAATATTCCTGTGCAGACTCATCCAGACGCTCTTGATATTCCTGTCCTAATAGTTGGCTATAGCCAGTTACAGCTCGTAAGGGTTCTTGTAAATCGTGGGAAGCCACATAGGCAAACTGTTCTAACTCTTGGTTAGAGCGTTTTAAATCCTCATTCAGCCTTTGTAATTCTGCCGTTCGCTCTTGAACTTTGATTTCTAGGTCTGTCTTTGCTTGTTTTATGACCTCCTCGGCAAGTTTGCGATCGCTTATATCAGTGTAAGTACCTACCCACTCTTGAATCTCATCGTTGACATTCAACACAGGAACTGCACGGGCGGCAAAAAATCGATAGCTACCATCAGCAACACGTATGCGATGTTCGCTCTTGTAAAGAATTTTGGTTGCCAGTGCCTCCGTCCACAACAACTGTGTAAAGCTCCGATCTTCAGGATGAATTACATTTAACCATCCTCCTTCATTGACTTCTGCTTCACTTTGCCCAGTCAAATCTATCCAAGATGAAAAGTCTTTTGGCATTCCCTTAGCATCAGCTATCCAAATGGCTTGAGAAGTGGCAAGGACTAGTGAGCGATAGCGTTTTTCGTTTTCTTCTAAGGCAATTTCTGCCAGTTTGCGCCGAGTGATATCTTGAAAGAAAATCGATACACCTTCTGCTGAGGGGTAGATGCGATTTTCAAACCAGCGCTCCCACGGTGGATAATATTCCTCCAACTGAATCACTTGCTGTTCTGCCACAGCCCGGTGGTAGGCGTCATGAAACTTACCTCCCACAGCTTCAGGGAATACTTCCCAAATGTTTTTGCCAATCAAGTCTTCAGAATTGCGGTCAAAAATTTGTCCTGCCCTGTGATTAATATAGGTGAAGCACCAATTGCGATCCAGGGTCATAAAAGCATCAGTAATAGACTCTAAAATATCTGCTAGTTTTGCCTTTGCTGCTTGCTGTTCCAATCGCAGAGCTTCTTCAGATAAAGTCTTGTTGATGCGAATTTGCTTTTGCAGCAGTTTGAAAACCGCAATTAGCAGCACTAAACTCAAACCATACCCCAGACCCACTATAATGATGATTTGATAAACACTAGAGTCTGTCGCTGTTGTTCGCAATTTTAATAAAGTTTTTTCTTCATTTTCCATTGCTTGGTATATTGCCTGGAGTTGTTCGCGTACCTCCATCCCCTGAACTGTAACAGCGGTTTGAGTTATCTTGTCTAAGTTGTTTTGCCTGTACAGCTTGATTGTCTGCTCAACTAAGGCAAATCTTTGTGCAATTAAAGGTTCGAGTTTACTTAGTTGGTTTTGTTGCTTAGGGTTATCCCTAATTAACTGCCGTAGGGTTTGAATGTACTGATATACTTTTTGCTTGCTATTCTCGTAATTATCTAGGTAAACTGCCTTACCAGTGAGAATGTAACTATGTCGTCCAATTTCAACATTGCTAAGACTAGCCTCGGTCTTGTTTAAGACTTCTAAGACTTCATAAGTATGAATTACCCACTGCTTATCTTCGGTCAACCTTTGGACGCTTACATAAGAAGCTGCTCCAACGCCACACAGTAGTAGTAATGCTAAGCTAAAACCGCCTGGAACTAATTTTTCTGACAGTTTGTTCATTAAATACTCACAGAAGTATAGCTAATCACCACATCAGTTTTAGCCTCTATAACAAGCCGCTGGCGACTAGGGAATTAAATAATACAAAAATATAAAATAATTACTTAATTTGTAGAAAAACTTGACAATATTTTGTGATCAACAAAAGGTCGGAAATGTAGTGCTTGCCTATCTATACGCTTCTTTCAAGGGGCAGAGGCGATCGCTCTTTCCCTCATCCTTTTCGGTAACGATTGTCATACTTACAAATAAGAGTAGACGATTGTAATATTAACAACAATCGTCTACTCAATATATCATGAATCAGGATTCTTAAAAAACCCTGTTAGATTACTTCAACTTGGGATAGTTCAAACTAATTAACGAGACTCGGTTCCCTGATTGGGGCTACCTGGTACAGAATCATTTTCTGGAGATTCTGGTGTAGCAGTAGGTCTTGCATCAGTTGCTTCAGCGTCACCTGTTTTGCGATTAATTTCTTCGAGGGTAGTTTGGTAGCCACCAGAAGCAGTAGTACCTTGATTATCAGATTTCTCTTTCTTTTCTTCAGCCATTACTAGACTCCTAATAATTTAGTCATTTAATCTTGCCGTCATTCTAAGAAAATAATAAATGTAAGTTCATCTATCCAGAATCTAGTTATGGCTGATTTATCCCTCTATCGAAAGTATTGTTTAGTACTACTTATATATGCTTTCTAGAAGGCACGAAACGGAGCCTGTTAAAGTAAAAGCGCTTTTCACAGTTAAGAAAGAAAGATGGAGTAGATAATACTGCTTATCTGCCTATAATCCCCTTGTAATTGCTGAATTGGCAACTACTATTTACTGCCAAATACCCTAATTTCCGCTAAATAAATAATACAGAGTATTGATTCACACTAGTAAATATAAATGTAATTAATGAAACAAAATGATTTTTCATTACCAGTTGGGTGTGTCCTTCGTAGGGCAACATCTGCGGATATGTGGTCGATTCGACGATTAGTGTTCTTAGCCAAACTCGACCCTACCCAATTACGTTGGCAGCAATTCTGGGTGATTGAACGCAATGGAGATTTAATAGCTTGTGGACAACTACGTAACTTCTCAGGCGCACAAGAACTTGGTAGTTTAGTCGTTGCACCTGCTTGGAGAGGACAGGGTTTGGCTAGTTTTCTCACGCAGCATTTGATTAGTACAGCGACGCAACCACTGTATCTTGAATGTCTAGGTGAACGTTTAATGCAGTTTTACAGTCGTTTTGGTTTTGATCTAATTTCTTTTGAAGACTTGCCACCATCACTGCAACGCAAGTTTAGACTATCTCAATTAGCTAAAAAGTGGATAAAAATTCCTGTGATGTTTATGTATTATCACGGTCGTCACTAACCAAATAGGATAAATTGTCCGGAATTCTGAGGCGTGAATCTGTAGTTAAGTATGTTTCTACAGAGAACAGATGCAGTTGAAACTAAGGAACAAGCAATCAGCAGATGCAGTCAAAACCCAAGAATGAGCAATACTGCATAAAACTGGAGAAACCAACCGTAGACATTTGTAGAGATTCACACTCAAAAATCTGAAGAAATTAAGTGAGGAATTTATGACAAGCTTTATTCAACTCCGATTACACAACGATTTACTGCACCCAGTCCGCGAGTGGTTGGAAACGATAGAAATTCATAACTCCAAACTTGCTCATTTTTTGTGCAGAGCCATTCCATCTCAATGTCCCTTTGAGAGAGACATCACGCTATTTGGTCGGAAGTTATTTCATATCCCGCCAATGTGTAAATTAAACCCGCTATATGAGCAAGTAGTTAGCCTGCGTTTCAAAGCTTTGTGTTATCTTGCTGATGAATGCGGTGAAGATGTCACAGCTTATTGCTGATAGCTGGTTTGAGCGTTCAGTGATCAAGCAGCTATTGGTAATTGCAGACTTACGGTTGTTACTTACTCAGGTTTATACTAAGCTAACGTACACCTAATTAGATGTTTAGCTATTTAGTAGCTACCACCTCTAAAGTGTTTCTAGTCAGTATTTTTGCTTACCACACCCTGCTGAAATCATTAACATTATCATGACGCACATCTTACTGGTTGAAGATGAAGTCAAACTGGCACGATCTATCGAATTGGAACTGAATTATGAAGGCTATCTAGTCAGCGTCGCGTACGATGGACTAACTGCACTCACCGCAGCGCGGGAGTTGCGTTTAGATTTGATAATCTTAGATTGGATGTTATCTGGTTTGTCGGGCTTGGAAACTTGCCGCCGCCTGCAAAGTATCAGCAATCAAGTACCAATAATCTTGTTAACTGCTAAAGATAAAGAGAGCAATTGCGTTGTTGGCTTAGATGCTGGTGTTGAGGACTATGTAGTTAAACCCTTCACCGCTGAGGAATTATTAGCCAGAGTCCACGCTCAACTACGAAGAAATCGGCAAGCAACCGCCGTAGATATTTTAGAATTTGAAGACTTGAGTTTAAATCGTCGCACGCGGGAAGTATACCGATGCCAGCGGCTAGTAGAGTTAACTACCAAGGAATTTGATTTACTAGAATATTTGCTTGCTCATCCCCGACAGGTAATTACACGCGATCGCATTTTACAAGAAATCTGGGACTACAACTTCATCGGTGATACCAACGTTATTGAAGACTATATTCGCTACCTGTGCTTGAAACTCGAAGCTAATAACGAAAAACGTCTGATTCAAACAGTGCATGATGTCGGCTACGTATTACGTGATTAAACTCGCTCGCATTAGCGCACAGCCTCCACACCCTTCTTAAAAAAGAGAGTTTGGGGGTTTTGATAATTTCATGAAAAACTCATGCAACTCAGAGTTAACTATATTAGGATGCACAAAGCAGTCGAAAACCGAAATCTGAATTGGCATGACCTATCTAGAAACAGCGGCAGAATTTTACCGGGAAGTCGCCGAAACACCGCAAGTTGGACTTTGTTGTGTCCAAAGTACACCCCTGCAACTACCAGGACTGAAAATTCCCTATAATATGCAGGAAATGAATTATGGTTGTGGTACTACTGTTCACCCCGCCGAACTAGGAAACCAACCTACTGTACTTTATGTTGGTGTTGGCGGTGGTTTAGAAGCTTTACAATTCGCTTATTTTTCCCGCCGTGCAGGTGCTGTAATTGCCGTTGAACCAGTCGCTGCTATGCGGGAAGCAGCTGCACGCAACCTGGAAATTGCTGCTCAAGAAAACCCCTGGTTTGATACCAGCTTCGTGGAAATTCACGAAGGCGATGCCTTTAACTTACCCGTTAATGATGCTACCGTCGATATAGTAGCGCAGAATTGCCTTTTCAACATCTTTGAACCAGAAGATTTAACTCGTGCTTTAAAAGAAGCATATCGAGTATTAAAACCAAGCGGACGCTTACAGATGAGTGATCCAATTGCTACTCGACCAATTCCAGCACATCTACAAGAAGATGAAAGGCTACGAGCCATGTGTTTATCAGGCGCTCTCACATATGAGGAGTACACTGAACGTATTATAAATGCAGGCTTTGGTCAAGTTGAAATTCGCGCTCGTCGCCCTTACCGATTGCTAGATTCCCAGACTTACAAACTCGAAAAAAACCTACTTTTAGAAAGCCTAGATTCTGTATCTTTTAAAGTTGCTATTCCAGAGGATGGTGCTTGTATTTTCACTGGAAAAACAGCGATTTATGCTGGTGCAGAATCTTTTTTCGACGATTCCGCAGGTCATCTACTTCAGCGTGGTATTCCCGCAGCAGTGTGTGATAAAACTGCTGCTAAACTTGGGGCTTTAAAGCCAGTAGAAATAATTATTACCGATTCAACTTGGCACTATAGTGGCGGTGGTT
This region of Nostoc sp. UHCC 0302 genomic DNA includes:
- a CDS encoding GNAT family N-acetyltransferase, giving the protein MKQNDFSLPVGCVLRRATSADMWSIRRLVFLAKLDPTQLRWQQFWVIERNGDLIACGQLRNFSGAQELGSLVVAPAWRGQGLASFLTQHLISTATQPLYLECLGERLMQFYSRFGFDLISFEDLPPSLQRKFRLSQLAKKWIKIPVMFMYYHGRH
- a CDS encoding response regulator transcription factor; this encodes MTHILLVEDEVKLARSIELELNYEGYLVSVAYDGLTALTAARELRLDLIILDWMLSGLSGLETCRRLQSISNQVPIILLTAKDKESNCVVGLDAGVEDYVVKPFTAEELLARVHAQLRRNRQATAVDILEFEDLSLNRRTREVYRCQRLVELTTKEFDLLEYLLAHPRQVITRDRILQEIWDYNFIGDTNVIEDYIRYLCLKLEANNEKRLIQTVHDVGYVLRD
- a CDS encoding Mo-dependent nitrogenase C-terminal domain-containing protein, with translation MTSFIQLRLHNDLLHPVREWLETIEIHNSKLAHFLCRAIPSQCPFERDITLFGRKLFHIPPMCKLNPLYEQVVSLRFKALCYLADECGEDVTAYC
- a CDS encoding response regulator; amino-acid sequence: MIHVQAFRHIEILLVEDSPSDANLTIKGFLNAKIANNLHWVEDGETAIEYLRQEGEFADAPRPDLILLDLNLPGLDGRDVLKEIKTDPNLKLIPVVVMTTSTDEHDILRTYNLSANCYVTKPLDVYQFIEVVQLIKDFWLAAVALPRE
- a CDS encoding HAMP domain-containing sensor histidine kinase, with protein sequence MEKIRIHILLVEDSPSDARLLHQIFLYADQEEWHLSHVERLSEAIDASRENSTLTLDDETESGRQRRFDLVLLDLSLPDSIGLETLKEFRAAIPDIPVVVLTGLDDEDLALQALAEGAQDYLVKDQMTMQRLVRAIRYAVERGEILNQIRESEERTRQALAKEQELNELKSNFVAMVSHEFRTPMTTIRTSVDILEYNSDKLTDERRTKYFDRIQNAINQMLQLLDEVLFLSKTEAAKLEYKPAPVNLENFCSELTDIIQLSVGSQHNIIFTFQGESAQACMDEDLLNCIFTNLLSNAIKYSPPNSTIWFDLICKDGLATFQVRDRGIGIPLKDQARLFQTFYRASNVGVVQGTGLGLSIVKKCVDLHGGHIQLESEQDAGTTVIVTLPL
- the arsM gene encoding arsenosugar biosynthesis arsenite methyltransferase ArsM, whose protein sequence is MTYLETAAEFYREVAETPQVGLCCVQSTPLQLPGLKIPYNMQEMNYGCGTTVHPAELGNQPTVLYVGVGGGLEALQFAYFSRRAGAVIAVEPVAAMREAAARNLEIAAQENPWFDTSFVEIHEGDAFNLPVNDATVDIVAQNCLFNIFEPEDLTRALKEAYRVLKPSGRLQMSDPIATRPIPAHLQEDERLRAMCLSGALTYEEYTERIINAGFGQVEIRARRPYRLLDSQTYKLEKNLLLESLDSVSFKVAIPEDGACIFTGKTAIYAGAESFFDDSAGHLLQRGIPAAVCDKTAAKLGALKPVEIIITDSTWHYSGGGCC
- a CDS encoding CHASE3 domain-containing protein — its product is MNKLSEKLVPGGFSLALLLLCGVGAASYVSVQRLTEDKQWVIHTYEVLEVLNKTEASLSNVEIGRHSYILTGKAVYLDNYENSKQKVYQYIQTLRQLIRDNPKQQNQLSKLEPLIAQRFALVEQTIKLYRQNNLDKITQTAVTVQGMEVREQLQAIYQAMENEEKTLLKLRTTATDSSVYQIIIIVGLGYGLSLVLLIAVFKLLQKQIRINKTLSEEALRLEQQAAKAKLADILESITDAFMTLDRNWCFTYINHRAGQIFDRNSEDLIGKNIWEVFPEAVGGKFHDAYHRAVAEQQVIQLEEYYPPWERWFENRIYPSAEGVSIFFQDITRRKLAEIALEENEKRYRSLVLATSQAIWIADAKGMPKDFSSWIDLTGQSEAEVNEGGWLNVIHPEDRSFTQLLWTEALATKILYKSEHRIRVADGSYRFFAARAVPVLNVNDEIQEWVGTYTDISDRKLAEEVIKQAKTDLEIKVQERTAELQRLNEDLKRSNQELEQFAYVASHDLQEPLRAVTGYSQLLGQEYQERLDESAQEYLGYIIDGAKRMQQLIQDLLTYSRVGTRTQEFAPVDCNVVLSLALRNLQVAIAESNAIITYDPLPKLNADKTQMVQLFQNLIGNAIKFRQKETPQIHIGAVKGGGEEAGSSTSLREAAPTATLSDRGAGGDVTPSSLTQNEWLIWVQDNGIGIKSQYLERIFEVFRRLHTRREFTGTGIGLAICKKIVERHGGRIWAESKPGVGTTFYFILNEN